A genome region from Arachis duranensis cultivar V14167 chromosome 8, aradu.V14167.gnm2.J7QH, whole genome shotgun sequence includes the following:
- the LOC107460972 gene encoding protein MAIN-LIKE 1-like — MDGRYVNGCLTDFHIYIEGGRPTWVWFEELLGVIPPPSQVQKFAVNCSWFQETFGECPKGADEDTVRRYARAYIMMLLGTQLFADKSGNRIHIRWLPYVARLEEMGSYSWGSAALAWLYRCMCRVANRHVVKLAGPLQLLQSWIFWRFPRFRPAGYDTCSWPLESRWSGYNPSVSEKGPRVQMWRLQIDMLQPWHFIWMPYSSLEVLHVVHPEALEPRHTALWRSVMSLIYFAVIEWHQIDRVLPQFGGVHPRPRPALNIDFLMSKDERGGDRWFPSAFQHWHLHWDTRADHVLRFDVVADPGRCTHT; from the exons ATGGACGGTCGTTATGTCAATGGTTGCCTTACGGATTTCCATATATATATCGAGGGTGGACGTCCTACTTGGGTGTGGTTCGAGGAGTTGCTTGGAGTGATTCCTCCTCCGAGCCAGGTTCAGAAGTTCGCAGTAAACTGCAGCTGGTTCCAGGAGACATTTGGAGAGTGCCCCAAGGGAGCCGATGAGGACACCGTTCGGCGCTATGCTCGTGCCTATATCATGATGTTGTTGGGCACTCAGCTGTTTGCCGACAAGTCCGGCAACCGCATTCACATCAGATGGCTGCCGTACGTAGCTAGGCTTGAGGAGATGGGTTCATATAGTTGGGGGTCTGCAGCATTGGCATGGTTGTACCGGTGCATGTGCCGAGTGGCGAACCGACATGTGGTGAAGTTAGCGGGCCCACTTCAGCTACTTCAGTCCTGGATCTTCTGGCGCTTTCCTAGGTTTAGGCCTGCTGGGTATGATACGTGCAGCTGGCCTTTGGAATCGAG GTGGTCAGGTTACAACCCTTCCGTTAGCGAGAAGGGTCCTAGGGTGCAGATGTGGAGACTGCAGATAGACATGTTACAGCCTTGGCAT TTTATCTGGATGCCGTATAGCTCTCTCGAGGTACTGCATGTTGTGCATCCGGAAGCGTTGGAGCCTCGACACACGGCGCTGTGGCGATCTGTGATGTCACTGATATACTTTGCCGTCATAGAGTGGCATCAGATAGATAGGGTTCTACCACAGTTCGGCGGTGTCCATCCCCGACCGCGTCCCGCCCTGAACATTGACTTTCTGATGTCGAAGGACGAGAGAGGGGGTGATCGTTGGTTCCCGTCAGCTTTCCAGCATTGGCATCTTCATTGGGACACTCGTGCGGACCACGTTCTCCGGTTCGATGTTGTTGCGGACCCTGGCCGTTGCACGCATACCTAG